A region from the Lysobacter sp. BMK333-48F3 genome encodes:
- the hrpA gene encoding ATP-dependent RNA helicase HrpA, with amino-acid sequence MNTESSKQSSHGDASAALRQARRAIDGALSRDRSRLHGLWSRWSGKPGDAAAQAAFAQALAASVAQRQARAAALPQAPVDPSLPIATQADTIVELIRKHPVVVIAGETGSGKTTQLPKLCLAAGRGAAGLIGCTQPRRIAARAVARRVAEELNTPLGGAVGYQVRFNENVGERTAVKFMTDGILLAEIQSDRWLSAYDTILIDEAHERSLNIDFLLGYLKQLLKKRSDLKVIVTSATIDTERFAAHFGGAPVVSVEGRGYPVNVRYRPLDEVGLGTRDSGLEEPRRSASANPESRVPNPARSVNDGIVAACDEITREDPRGDVLVFLSGEREIRDAHQALERRKYRETEVLPLYARLSVRDQDRVFNPGPKRRIVLATNVAETSLTVPRIRYVVDPGLARVKRYSPRGKLDRLHIEPVSQASADQRKGRCGRISEGTCYRLYSEADFESRPRYTDPEIRRAALAGVILRMLSLGLGQIEEFPFLEPPDGRAIADGWQQLSELGAVDEQRKLTAIGRAMARLPVDVKLARMLVAADQHGCLREMIAIASFLGIQDPRERPADQRAAADNAHALFADPRSEFVGILKLWQAYQVAHQELTQSKLRAWCDKHFLGFLRMREWRELHRQLKLVCEETGLGVRDPGLAEADRRSSSSPESPVPSPEAYATLHRALIAGLPTQIGFRGDKGLYDGPRGRKFTLFPGSPLAKKPPPWVLSATLLDTERVWSMTNAAIEPDWAIQELPHLLSRRHHDPRWARSQGRVVGSEQISLFGLVLAPKRPVHYGALYPEESRAIFARDALVAGEINTRAGFLARNLATLAKAREEEAKQRRAGLVVDEEWMAQWYLDRLPAQAHNVQALDAWYGKLPAQEKAALEWSLDDLMIGGESEAARFPPYLQLGNARLAVRYRFEPGAADDGMTLAVPLHLLNALDPSQLSWLAPGFVADKAAALIKSLPKILRRNFVPAPDFAKAFYEAHPKPEADDLAGTLARFLRKLTGVEVAATDFEPDTIEAHLRMNLRLLDAPGGRGKGEGAVLAESRDLDELRARFGERAARAFAARAADGLGQRGLTVFPEQAIPVSVPGAAGVPAFPALHDDGDSVSLRVHAERDAAQRAHPDGVRRLLALGLGDKLKQARKQLPVQPKTGLLYAAIESAAPRQERASATRDAQASTPQGRAAQDRPRDGDRLREDLVDGALQSLFGSDEELLAVRDAAAFEARREAVAKRLFGEAMERLKQAEGILTAVAEVRARLESPLMGWASGNLDDMRAQLATLTPPGFLRAVPTSVLAEYPRYLKALSVRSERALRDPVRDQARMLELKPFVDAYAQAAAQGRENEAGWQSLRWDIEELRVSLFAQELGVRGGVSPKKLAQRLASLRSS; translated from the coding sequence ATGAATACCGAGTCTTCCAAACAGTCTAGTCATGGCGATGCGAGCGCCGCGTTACGGCAGGCGCGGCGCGCGATCGACGGCGCGCTGAGCCGCGACCGCAGCCGCCTGCACGGGCTGTGGTCGCGCTGGAGCGGCAAGCCCGGCGATGCCGCCGCGCAGGCGGCGTTCGCCCAGGCCCTGGCCGCGTCGGTCGCGCAGCGGCAGGCGCGCGCGGCGGCGTTGCCGCAGGCGCCGGTCGACCCGTCGCTGCCGATCGCCACCCAGGCCGACACCATCGTCGAGCTGATCCGCAAGCATCCGGTGGTGGTGATCGCCGGCGAAACCGGTTCGGGCAAGACCACCCAGTTGCCGAAGCTGTGCCTGGCCGCGGGCCGCGGCGCAGCCGGCCTGATCGGCTGCACCCAGCCACGCCGGATCGCCGCGCGCGCGGTCGCGCGGCGCGTGGCCGAGGAGTTGAACACCCCGCTCGGCGGCGCGGTCGGCTACCAGGTGCGCTTCAACGAAAACGTCGGCGAACGCACCGCGGTCAAGTTCATGACCGACGGCATCCTGCTGGCCGAAATCCAGTCCGACCGCTGGCTGTCGGCCTACGACACCATCCTGATCGACGAGGCGCACGAACGCAGCCTCAACATCGACTTCCTGCTCGGCTATCTGAAGCAACTGCTGAAAAAGCGTTCGGACCTGAAGGTCATCGTGACCTCGGCGACCATCGACACCGAGCGCTTCGCCGCCCACTTCGGCGGCGCGCCGGTGGTCAGCGTCGAGGGACGCGGCTATCCGGTGAACGTGCGCTATCGGCCTTTGGACGAAGTGGGACTCGGGACTCGTGACTCCGGACTCGAAGAGCCGCGACGCTCCGCTTCTGCGAATCCCGAATCCCGAGTCCCGAATCCCGCGCGCAGCGTCAACGACGGCATCGTCGCGGCCTGCGACGAAATCACCCGCGAGGATCCGCGCGGCGACGTGCTGGTGTTCCTGTCCGGCGAGCGCGAGATCCGCGACGCCCACCAGGCCCTGGAGCGGCGCAAGTACCGCGAGACCGAAGTGCTGCCGCTGTACGCGCGCTTGTCGGTGCGCGACCAGGACCGGGTGTTCAACCCCGGGCCGAAGCGGCGCATCGTGTTGGCGACCAACGTCGCCGAGACCTCGCTGACCGTGCCGCGGATCCGTTACGTGGTCGACCCCGGCCTGGCCCGGGTCAAGCGCTACAGCCCGCGCGGCAAGCTCGACCGGCTGCACATCGAGCCGGTCAGCCAGGCCAGCGCCGACCAGCGCAAGGGCCGTTGCGGCCGCATCAGCGAAGGCACTTGCTACCGCCTCTACAGCGAGGCCGATTTCGAATCGCGGCCGCGCTATACCGACCCGGAAATCCGCCGCGCCGCCCTGGCCGGGGTGATCCTGCGCATGCTTTCGCTGGGCCTGGGCCAGATCGAGGAATTCCCGTTCCTGGAACCGCCCGACGGCCGCGCCATCGCCGACGGCTGGCAGCAATTGAGCGAACTGGGGGCGGTCGACGAGCAGCGCAAGCTGACCGCGATCGGCCGCGCCATGGCGCGCCTGCCGGTCGACGTGAAGCTGGCGCGCATGCTGGTGGCCGCCGACCAGCACGGCTGCCTGCGCGAGATGATCGCGATCGCTTCGTTCCTCGGCATCCAGGACCCGCGCGAACGCCCGGCCGACCAGCGCGCCGCGGCCGACAACGCGCACGCGCTGTTCGCCGACCCGCGCTCGGAATTCGTCGGCATCCTCAAGCTGTGGCAGGCCTACCAGGTCGCGCACCAGGAACTGACCCAGTCCAAGCTGCGCGCCTGGTGCGACAAGCACTTCCTCGGCTTCCTGCGCATGCGCGAATGGCGCGAGCTGCATCGGCAGCTGAAACTGGTGTGCGAGGAGACGGGACTCGGGGTTCGGGACCCGGGACTCGCAGAAGCGGACCGTCGCAGCTCCTCGAGTCCCGAATCCCCAGTCCCGAGTCCCGAGGCATACGCCACTTTGCACCGCGCCCTGATCGCCGGCCTGCCGACCCAGATCGGTTTCCGCGGCGACAAGGGGCTGTACGACGGCCCGCGCGGACGCAAGTTCACCCTGTTCCCCGGTTCGCCGCTGGCCAAGAAGCCGCCGCCGTGGGTGCTGTCGGCGACCCTGCTCGATACCGAGCGGGTGTGGTCGATGACCAATGCCGCGATCGAGCCGGACTGGGCGATCCAGGAATTGCCGCACCTGCTGTCGCGGCGCCACCACGACCCACGCTGGGCGCGCTCGCAGGGGCGGGTGGTCGGCAGCGAGCAGATCAGCCTGTTCGGCCTGGTGCTGGCGCCGAAGCGGCCGGTGCATTACGGCGCGCTGTATCCGGAAGAAAGCCGGGCGATCTTCGCCCGCGACGCTTTGGTCGCCGGCGAGATCAACACCCGCGCCGGCTTCCTGGCGCGCAACCTGGCGACGCTGGCCAAGGCGCGCGAAGAGGAAGCCAAGCAACGCCGCGCCGGCCTGGTGGTCGACGAGGAATGGATGGCGCAGTGGTACCTCGACCGGTTGCCGGCGCAGGCGCACAACGTGCAGGCGCTGGACGCCTGGTACGGCAAGCTGCCGGCGCAGGAGAAGGCGGCGCTGGAATGGTCGCTGGACGATCTGATGATCGGCGGCGAGAGCGAGGCCGCGCGCTTCCCGCCGTACCTGCAACTGGGCAATGCGCGGTTGGCGGTGCGCTACCGTTTCGAACCGGGCGCGGCCGACGACGGCATGACCCTGGCGGTGCCGCTGCACCTGCTCAACGCGCTCGACCCGTCCCAGCTGTCGTGGCTGGCGCCGGGCTTCGTCGCCGACAAGGCCGCGGCGCTGATCAAGTCGCTGCCGAAGATCCTGCGCCGCAATTTCGTCCCGGCGCCGGACTTCGCCAAGGCCTTCTACGAGGCCCATCCCAAGCCCGAGGCCGACGACCTGGCCGGGACGCTGGCGCGGTTCCTGCGCAAGCTCACCGGGGTGGAGGTGGCGGCGACGGATTTCGAGCCCGACACGATCGAAGCGCATCTGCGCATGAACCTGCGCCTGCTCGACGCGCCGGGCGGGCGCGGCAAGGGCGAGGGCGCGGTGCTGGCCGAATCGCGCGATCTGGACGAGTTGCGCGCGCGCTTCGGCGAGCGCGCCGCGCGCGCGTTCGCGGCGCGCGCCGCCGACGGTCTGGGCCAGCGCGGGCTGACCGTCTTCCCGGAGCAGGCGATACCGGTGTCGGTGCCGGGCGCGGCCGGAGTGCCGGCCTTCCCGGCCCTGCACGACGACGGCGACAGCGTGTCTCTGCGCGTGCACGCCGAGCGCGACGCGGCGCAGCGCGCCCACCCCGACGGCGTGCGCCGGCTGCTGGCGCTGGGCCTGGGCGACAAGCTCAAACAGGCGCGCAAGCAACTGCCGGTGCAGCCCAAGACCGGCTTGTTGTATGCCGCGATCGAATCGGCCGCGCCGCGCCAGGAGCGCGCGTCGGCGACCCGCGACGCGCAGGCCAGTACGCCGCAAGGCCGCGCCGCGCAGGACCGGCCGCGCGACGGCGACCGGCTGCGCGAGGACCTGGTCGACGGCGCCCTGCAATCGCTGTTCGGCAGCGACGAGGAACTGCTGGCGGTACGCGACGCGGCCGCGTTCGAAGCGCGCCGCGAAGCGGTGGCCAAGCGCCTGTTCGGCGAGGCGATGGAGCGGCTGAAGCAGGCCGAGGGCATCCTGACCGCGGTCGCCGAGGTGCGCGCACGGTTGGAATCGCCGTTGATGGGGTGGGCCAGCGGCAACCTCGACGACATGCGCGCGCAACTGGCGACGCTGACCCCGCCGGGCTTCCTGCGCGCGGTGCCGACCTCGGTGTTGGCCGAGTACCCGCGCTATCTGAAGGCCTTGTCGGTGCGCAGCGAGCGCGCCCTGCGCGATCCGGTGCGCGACCAGGCGCGCATGCTCGAACTCAAGCCTTTCGTCGACGCCTACGCGCAGGCCGCGGCGCAGGGGCGCGAGAACGAGGCCGGCTGGCAGTCGCTGCGCTGGGACATCGAAGAACTGCGGGTGTCGCTGTTCGCCCAGGAACTGGGCGTGCGCGGCGGCGTCTCGCCGAAGAAGCTGGCGCAGCGGCTTGCGTCGCTGCGTTCAAGCTAG
- a CDS encoding glycosyltransferase family 2 protein, with product MNRFDSHADPALRVTVVLCTYNGARYLSAQLDSLLAQERTPDRVTIADDASSDASWTLLEAFAARARARGIEVDLQRNPRNLGYLRNFEAALARTGGGLVFLCDQDDVWHPNKIGDFVERFRADPGLTALHSDSRLVDGEGRDLGGRMFQVLEVADGELQALHEGRGFEVLVRRNIVTGATMAMRRELIDRALPIPALPSLDSSRLGWVHDEWLALIAAATGRIDCIEAATIDYRQHGNNQIGARRRSLAERLGGGRQRREHMQAMVAKLESLRAHLDRAGLAVDAGKRAVLDERLNHLQLRLGLSRRFLQRWPLIREEWRHGRYRRYSAGLRSLVCDLLGLR from the coding sequence ATGAACCGCTTCGACAGCCACGCCGATCCGGCGCTGCGCGTCACCGTGGTGCTGTGCACCTACAACGGTGCGCGCTACCTCAGCGCCCAGCTCGACAGTCTGCTAGCCCAGGAACGCACGCCGGACCGGGTGACGATCGCCGACGACGCCTCCAGCGACGCCAGTTGGACCTTGCTCGAAGCCTTCGCCGCGCGCGCCCGCGCGCGCGGCATCGAGGTCGATCTGCAGCGCAATCCGCGCAACCTGGGCTACCTGCGCAACTTCGAGGCGGCGCTGGCCCGCACCGGCGGCGGGCTGGTGTTCCTATGCGATCAGGACGACGTCTGGCATCCGAACAAGATCGGCGATTTCGTCGAACGCTTCCGCGCCGACCCCGGACTGACCGCGCTGCACAGCGACTCGCGCCTGGTCGACGGCGAGGGCCGCGATCTGGGCGGACGCATGTTCCAGGTCCTGGAAGTGGCCGACGGCGAGCTGCAGGCCCTGCACGAGGGTCGCGGTTTCGAGGTGCTGGTCCGGCGCAACATCGTCACCGGCGCGACCATGGCGATGCGCCGCGAACTGATCGACCGCGCCTTGCCGATCCCCGCCTTGCCGAGCCTGGATTCCAGCCGCCTGGGCTGGGTCCACGACGAGTGGCTGGCGCTGATCGCCGCCGCGACCGGCCGCATCGATTGCATCGAGGCGGCGACGATCGACTACCGCCAGCACGGCAACAACCAGATCGGCGCGCGCCGGCGCAGCCTGGCCGAGCGCCTCGGCGGCGGCAGGCAGCGCCGCGAGCACATGCAGGCGATGGTGGCCAAGCTGGAGTCGCTGCGCGCGCACCTCGACCGCGCCGGCCTGGCGGTCGACGCCGGCAAGCGCGCGGTGCTCGACGAGCGCCTGAACCATCTGCAACTGCGGCTGGGCCTGTCGCGGCGTTTCCTGCAACGCTGGCCGCTGATCCGCGAAGAGTGGCGCCATGGCCGCTACCGGCGCTACTCGGCCGGCCTGCGCTCGCTGGTCTGCGACCTGCTGGGGCTGCGTTGA
- a CDS encoding glycosyltransferase family 2 protein: MVAAAAHPNVIDAAAAGARGADVSAVIVTYHPQTDLLDGVIAAVQGQVGQLRIFDNASPDPALDAYFEGLRARGIEVFRSPRNVGLGSAINHAARAAGEAGYRHVLLMDQDSTVDPDMVAQLRDALDRLRAQGPVAAVGPQFRDARTGAVAPFVRIGFPLNRKLYGGPGQTVDCDFLITSGSLLPLDVLGAVGGMDEGLFIDNVDIEWSSRARHRGYRLYGVCDAGMQHRIGDLVPLASWLPLRTVVHSPTRLYYMMRNRVLLYRRAEVPRRWAAQDLPRLLLKFAGTAVFLRPRLGYLRAMLRGLRDGLCGRDGPMPSDRAGRQGRSPDPKR, translated from the coding sequence ATGGTCGCCGCGGCCGCGCATCCCAACGTCATCGACGCGGCCGCCGCCGGCGCCCGCGGTGCCGACGTCAGCGCCGTCATCGTCACCTACCACCCGCAGACCGACCTGCTCGACGGCGTCATCGCCGCGGTGCAGGGCCAGGTCGGGCAACTGCGGATTTTCGACAACGCCAGTCCCGACCCGGCCTTGGACGCTTACTTCGAGGGCCTGCGCGCGCGCGGCATCGAGGTGTTCCGCTCGCCGCGCAACGTCGGCCTGGGCAGCGCGATCAATCACGCCGCGCGCGCCGCGGGCGAAGCCGGCTACCGCCATGTGCTGTTGATGGACCAGGACAGCACGGTCGATCCGGACATGGTCGCGCAATTGCGCGACGCGCTGGATCGCCTGCGCGCGCAAGGCCCGGTGGCCGCGGTCGGGCCGCAGTTCCGCGACGCCCGCACCGGCGCGGTCGCGCCGTTCGTACGGATCGGCTTCCCGCTCAACCGCAAGCTCTACGGCGGACCGGGGCAGACGGTGGACTGCGATTTCCTGATCACCTCCGGCAGCCTGCTGCCGCTGGACGTGCTCGGCGCGGTCGGCGGCATGGACGAAGGCTTGTTCATCGATAACGTCGACATCGAATGGAGTTCGCGCGCGCGCCATCGCGGCTACCGCCTGTACGGGGTTTGCGACGCCGGCATGCAGCACCGCATCGGCGACCTGGTGCCGCTGGCCTCGTGGTTGCCGTTGCGCACCGTGGTGCACAGCCCGACCCGGCTGTACTACATGATGCGCAACCGGGTGTTGTTGTATCGCCGCGCCGAAGTGCCGCGGCGCTGGGCCGCGCAGGACCTGCCGCGGCTGCTGCTGAAGTTCGCCGGCACCGCGGTGTTCCTGCGCCCGCGCCTGGGCTATCTGCGGGCGATGCTGCGCGGGCTGCGCGACGGCCTGTGCGGGCGGGACGGGCCGATGCCGAGCGACCGGGCCGGCCGCCAGGGCCGAAGCCCCGATCCGAAGCGATAG
- a CDS encoding bifunctional (p)ppGpp synthetase/guanosine-3',5'-bis(diphosphate) 3'-pyrophosphohydrolase, whose translation MNASAAEPRPAPADVLALPAARSLAAPLRKALTAAAAQAQAGEGALDAPEVVVATLDALAMLDADSDTVAAAILHAFPGWAAALGPGLERDFPVVAALLDGQRAAGQVWALHAEQGRRSGTEGLRRLLLAIVRDLRVVPILLARQLARMRHADRLAPDTRRELAALTRDIHAPLANRLGIWQLKWELEDLAFRYLEPQTYQKIARLLDEKRGDRERYIEQVKRTLREAMAAQGVQADVAGRPKHIYSIWKKMQRKDVPIGELYDLRAVRVLVDDLGSCYAALGVVHAQWTPIPSEFDDYIARPKRNDYRSLHTAVVGPEGKTLEVQIRTHEMHRQAELGVAAHWKYKEVGSHSADAAFDRKIAWMRRLLDAKGGDEAALASELDTELVEDRVYVLTPKGEVIDLPAGATPLDFAYHVHTEVGHRCRGAKIDGRIVPLDHKLRSGDRVEILTAKTGEPRRDWLVAANGFLASNRSREKVRTWFHKLDRSRNESAGRELLDKELRRLGLLGADLAPARERFNLANDGDLYVQVALGDLGPHQVGRALLEHERALAAPPPAPAPGTGAGTTTVLTPPAPRKTAGKSTDFTVEGIGNLLVQLARCCQPLPGEPIVGYLTRGRGVSVHRPSCAAFERLAAAQPQRVLPVEWGRKGSGYEIDIEVLALDRKWLLKEVSNVIAQGNAHVISIRSDVERNGAQVRLRLRLRVADYGQLSTLLGKLSALPGVEYAQRH comes from the coding sequence GTGAACGCGTCCGCCGCCGAACCCCGTCCCGCCCCCGCCGATGTCCTGGCCCTGCCTGCCGCGCGCAGCCTGGCCGCGCCCTTGCGCAAGGCGCTGACCGCGGCGGCGGCCCAGGCGCAGGCGGGCGAGGGCGCGCTGGATGCGCCGGAGGTGGTCGTGGCGACCCTCGACGCGCTGGCCATGCTCGACGCCGACAGCGACACCGTCGCGGCCGCGATCCTGCACGCCTTTCCGGGTTGGGCGGCGGCGTTGGGGCCGGGACTGGAACGCGACTTCCCGGTGGTCGCGGCGCTGCTCGACGGCCAGCGCGCCGCCGGCCAGGTCTGGGCGCTGCACGCCGAACAAGGCCGCCGCTCCGGCACCGAGGGCCTGCGCCGGCTGCTGCTGGCGATCGTGCGCGACCTGCGGGTGGTGCCGATCCTGCTCGCGCGCCAGCTCGCGCGGATGCGCCACGCCGACCGGCTAGCGCCGGACACGCGCCGCGAACTGGCCGCGCTGACCCGCGACATCCACGCCCCGCTGGCCAACCGGCTCGGCATCTGGCAGCTCAAGTGGGAGCTGGAGGACCTGGCGTTCCGCTACCTGGAGCCGCAGACCTACCAGAAGATCGCCCGCCTGCTCGACGAGAAGCGCGGCGACCGCGAACGCTACATCGAGCAGGTCAAGCGCACCCTGCGCGAGGCGATGGCGGCGCAGGGCGTGCAGGCCGACGTCGCCGGCCGGCCCAAGCACATCTACAGCATCTGGAAGAAGATGCAGCGCAAGGACGTGCCGATCGGCGAGCTCTACGACCTGCGCGCGGTGCGGGTGTTGGTCGACGACCTCGGCTCGTGCTACGCCGCGCTCGGCGTGGTCCACGCCCAGTGGACGCCGATCCCGAGCGAGTTCGACGATTACATCGCCCGGCCCAAGCGCAACGATTACCGCTCGCTGCACACCGCCGTGGTCGGGCCGGAAGGCAAGACCCTGGAAGTGCAGATCCGCACCCACGAGATGCACCGCCAGGCCGAGCTCGGCGTGGCCGCGCACTGGAAGTACAAGGAAGTCGGCAGCCACAGCGCCGACGCCGCGTTCGACCGCAAGATCGCCTGGATGCGGCGCCTGCTCGACGCCAAGGGCGGCGACGAGGCGGCGCTGGCCAGCGAGCTGGACACCGAACTGGTCGAGGACCGGGTCTACGTGCTCACTCCCAAGGGCGAGGTGATCGACCTGCCGGCCGGGGCCACGCCGCTGGACTTCGCCTATCACGTGCACACCGAGGTCGGCCATCGCTGCCGCGGCGCCAAGATCGACGGCCGGATCGTGCCGCTGGACCACAAGCTGCGCAGCGGCGACCGGGTCGAGATCCTCACCGCCAAGACCGGCGAGCCGCGCCGCGACTGGCTGGTGGCGGCGAACGGCTTCCTGGCCAGCAACCGTTCGCGCGAGAAGGTGCGGACCTGGTTCCACAAGCTCGACCGCTCGCGTAACGAGAGCGCCGGGCGCGAACTGCTGGACAAGGAACTGCGCCGGCTCGGCCTGCTCGGCGCCGACCTGGCGCCGGCGCGCGAACGCTTCAATCTGGCCAACGACGGCGACCTGTACGTGCAGGTCGCGCTCGGCGACCTGGGTCCGCACCAGGTCGGCCGCGCCCTGCTCGAGCACGAACGCGCCCTGGCCGCGCCGCCGCCGGCGCCCGCGCCGGGCACCGGCGCCGGCACCACGACCGTGCTGACCCCGCCGGCGCCGCGCAAGACGGCCGGCAAGAGCACCGACTTCACCGTCGAGGGCATCGGCAACCTGCTGGTGCAACTGGCGCGCTGCTGCCAGCCGCTGCCGGGCGAGCCGATCGTCGGCTACCTGACCCGCGGCCGCGGCGTCAGCGTGCACCGCCCGAGCTGCGCCGCGTTCGAGCGCCTGGCCGCGGCCCAGCCGCAGCGGGTGCTGCCGGTGGAGTGGGGGCGCAAGGGCAGCGGCTACGAAATCGACATCGAGGTGCTGGCGCTGGACCGCAAGTGGCTGCTGAAGGAAGTCAGCAACGTGATCGCCCAGGGCAATGCCCACGTGATCAGCATCCGCAGCGACGTCGAGCGCAACGGCGCGCAGGTCCGGCTGCGGCTGCGGCTGCGGGTGGCCGACTACGGCCAGTTGTCGACCCTGCTCGGCAAGCTGTCAGCGCTGCCGGGCGTGGAGTACGCGCAGCGGCACTGA
- a CDS encoding Dps family protein translates to MAKSTKSDKTKSGKTKAANPAPSPAPGDGAPSIDIGISATDRKTIAEGLSRFLADSYTLYLKTHNFHWNVTGPMFNSLHVMFETQYTEQWTALDEIAERIRALGYNAPGSYAEFVRLSSIPEEPGLTDAADWREMVRQLVVGNEAVCRTARKVLDQADDVDDAPTEDLLTQRLQTHEKYAWMLRSLLQ, encoded by the coding sequence ATGGCCAAGTCCACCAAGTCCGACAAGACCAAATCCGGCAAAACCAAGGCCGCCAACCCCGCCCCCTCGCCGGCCCCGGGCGATGGCGCGCCTTCGATCGATATCGGGATCTCCGCGACCGATCGCAAGACGATCGCCGAAGGCCTGTCGCGCTTCCTGGCCGACAGCTACACCCTGTACCTGAAGACCCACAACTTCCACTGGAACGTGACCGGGCCGATGTTCAACAGCCTGCACGTGATGTTCGAAACCCAGTACACCGAGCAGTGGACCGCGCTGGACGAGATCGCCGAGCGCATCCGCGCCCTGGGCTACAACGCGCCGGGCTCGTACGCCGAATTCGTGCGCCTGAGCTCGATTCCGGAAGAACCGGGCCTGACCGACGCCGCCGACTGGCGCGAAATGGTCCGCCAGCTGGTGGTCGGCAACGAGGCCGTGTGCCGCACCGCGCGCAAGGTACTCGACCAGGCCGACGACGTCGACGACGCGCCGACCGAAGACCTGCTGACCCAGCGCCTGCAGACCCACGAGAAGTACGCCTGGATGCTGCGCTCGCTGCTGCAGTAA